Proteins encoded by one window of Mycoplasma capricolum subsp. capricolum ATCC 27343:
- the scpB gene encoding SMC-Scp complex subunit ScpB, which translates to MKLQYSAIIEGLLFIYGDDGVSLLDIQTVLEDLKPTEIKEIIIELNKKYLADQSTAFCIQTYKKNNYRLQTKPELHPYFAKLEQYNENKKLSHSTIEVLSIIAYKQPITKQSIEEIRNVDCSYQLHKLREKRLIKVVGKDLENNRSNLYAITDNFFKVFNIKGGIEELPVISDQDIKQAIQNNNEQKQAQQVVDLYGNVDDFNLDNQNN; encoded by the coding sequence ATGAAACTACAATATAGTGCTATTATTGAAGGATTATTGTTTATTTATGGAGATGATGGTGTTTCTTTATTAGATATTCAAACTGTTTTAGAAGATCTAAAACCAACTGAAATTAAAGAAATCATAATTGAATTAAACAAAAAATATTTAGCTGATCAATCTACTGCTTTTTGCATTCAAACTTATAAAAAAAATAATTATAGATTACAAACAAAACCTGAATTACACCCATATTTTGCTAAATTAGAACAATATAATGAAAACAAAAAATTATCTCATTCAACTATAGAAGTTTTATCAATTATTGCTTATAAACAACCAATTACAAAACAAAGTATTGAAGAAATTAGAAATGTTGATTGTAGTTATCAACTTCACAAATTAAGAGAAAAAAGACTAATTAAAGTAGTTGGTAAAGATTTAGAAAATAATAGAAGTAATTTGTATGCAATTACTGATAATTTTTTTAAAGTTTTTAATATTAAAGGTGGAATTGAAGAATTACCAGTAATTAGTGATCAAGATATTAAACAAGCAATCCAAAACAATAATGAACAAAAACAAGCTCAACAAGTGGTTGATTTGTATGGTAATGTTGATGATTTTAATTTAGATAATCAAAATAATTAG
- a CDS encoding segregation and condensation protein A, whose protein sequence is MKHWQELTIDQFSGPIELLWLMIKEKKLDIVELSLLEIVDQYLAYIKQNQQLDIEIASEYLIIASQLIELKSRYLLFKDQQDEQVDQIDYDDLVYQISQYNQIKEFSDQLFNAQEVYLQTFSKKRSKQTFKKDLIFKNPEPLIDLNDLDLDKLTEIFYNVITNSKSLNYQTDFELETEIYQTLTTPSLSVHEVILDVVNKVTSNKLKEWKLEELLDILEFNLKNFIVIFLAILDLVRYQILEIDTRGKDIYVCLRKEVIENENLITQQLEVIANETTI, encoded by the coding sequence ATGAAACACTGACAAGAATTAACAATTGACCAATTTTCAGGACCAATTGAGTTATTGTGATTAATGATTAAAGAAAAAAAACTTGATATTGTTGAATTAAGTTTATTAGAGATTGTTGATCAATATTTAGCATACATTAAACAAAACCAACAACTAGATATAGAAATAGCTAGTGAATATTTAATTATTGCTTCACAACTAATTGAACTAAAATCTCGATATTTATTATTTAAAGACCAACAAGATGAACAAGTTGATCAAATTGATTATGATGATTTAGTTTATCAAATTAGTCAATATAATCAAATAAAAGAGTTCTCTGATCAATTGTTTAATGCTCAAGAAGTTTATTTACAAACCTTTTCTAAAAAAAGATCAAAACAAACATTTAAAAAAGATTTAATTTTTAAAAACCCTGAACCTTTAATTGATTTAAATGATCTAGATTTAGATAAACTAACAGAAATTTTTTATAATGTAATTACTAATTCAAAATCACTTAATTATCAAACTGATTTTGAATTAGAAACTGAAATTTATCAAACTTTAACTACTCCAAGTTTATCTGTTCATGAAGTAATTTTAGATGTAGTTAATAAAGTTACTTCAAACAAATTAAAAGAATGAAAACTTGAAGAATTACTAGATATTTTAGAGTTTAATCTAAAAAACTTTATTGTTATTTTTTTAGCAATTTTAGATTTAGTTAGATATCAAATTTTAGAAATTGATACTAGAGGTAAAGATATTTATGTTTGTTTAAGAAAAGAAGTAATTGAAAATGAAAACTTAATTACTCAACAATTAGAGGTGATTGCAAATGAAACTACAATATAG
- a CDS encoding MFS cation transporter: protein MNKLFRWDLYIVNPLLIIIWLIVAIYLFYKNSISKQKGLFYLEISSFWIVINFLIQIVTNSVDSPILKTLPSSILTVLLFLTSYFLYATILNPLALWLTLKLQSRRIWIWIGLFSCFISIMIAFLSSINIAALIFITLFIGVGISCQIIYFLFFNEQFNERLFPVFSSIKAGFVVSFASFVSYQIYSLLNLNLVSSQASFTTWPIFVLSLICLLTCLVVSIFIKERKTKVVKYKDDIVEQLQRYDYKVLIGLIVISFLIISVNVIIRSDIFELFLVAKLKQSSTNNLNIWNYLQSFRICFILGEMLLGYLFYKIIIKSIGIVKSVSILTSLTMFGVILMTFIHNIYLLTIMMLIFGLFFFVMFYLWFGISLMWDYRSSKTSVLSIFLTVVFLTLSVWYLVISICKVNNIGIFSIFKSVFDVINNNDVNKNSLFINKITSVYYICCLLIFSILGVYLATFIWISNYIIAEYNDLKDIKLKMTNLAKKDIEQKMITRLIKE, encoded by the coding sequence GTGAATAAGTTGTTTAGATGAGATTTATATATAGTAAATCCTTTATTAATAATCATTTGATTAATTGTTGCTATTTATTTATTTTATAAAAATAGTATTTCTAAACAAAAAGGATTATTTTATCTTGAAATCAGTAGTTTTTGGATCGTTATTAACTTTTTGATTCAAATAGTTACAAATAGTGTTGATTCACCAATTTTAAAAACTTTACCAAGTTCAATACTTACTGTTTTACTTTTTTTAACTAGTTATTTTTTATATGCTACTATTTTAAATCCACTAGCTTTATGACTAACTTTAAAACTGCAAAGTAGAAGAATTTGAATTTGAATTGGTTTATTTAGCTGTTTTATAAGTATAATGATTGCTTTTTTATCTAGTATAAATATAGCTGCTCTTATTTTTATAACTTTATTTATAGGAGTTGGAATTTCATGTCAAATCATTTATTTTTTATTTTTTAATGAACAATTTAATGAGAGATTATTTCCAGTTTTTAGTAGTATAAAAGCTGGATTTGTTGTTAGTTTTGCAAGTTTTGTAAGTTATCAAATTTATAGTTTATTAAACTTAAACTTAGTATCTAGTCAAGCTAGTTTTACAACTTGACCAATTTTTGTTTTAAGTTTAATTTGCTTATTAACTTGTTTAGTTGTTTCAATATTTATAAAAGAAAGAAAAACTAAAGTAGTTAAATATAAAGATGATATTGTTGAACAATTACAAAGATATGATTATAAAGTTTTAATTGGTTTAATTGTAATTAGTTTTTTAATTATAAGTGTAAATGTAATTATTAGATCAGATATTTTTGAACTATTTTTAGTAGCTAAACTAAAACAAAGTTCTACTAACAATTTAAATATTTGAAATTATTTACAATCATTTAGAATTTGTTTTATTTTAGGTGAAATGTTATTAGGTTATTTATTTTATAAAATAATTATTAAATCTATTGGAATAGTTAAATCAGTTTCTATTTTAACTAGTTTAACAATGTTTGGAGTAATTTTAATGACTTTTATTCATAACATTTACTTACTAACAATAATGATGCTAATTTTTGGTTTATTTTTCTTTGTAATGTTTTATTTATGATTTGGTATTAGTTTAATGTGAGATTATAGAAGTTCAAAAACTTCAGTTTTATCTATTTTTTTAACAGTTGTGTTTTTAACTTTATCAGTTTGATATTTAGTGATTAGTATTTGTAAAGTTAATAATATTGGAATATTTAGTATCTTTAAATCAGTATTTGATGTTATTAATAATAATGATGTTAATAAAAATAGTTTATTTATTAATAAAATTACAAGCGTTTATTATATTTGTTGTTTATTAATTTTTAGTATTTTAGGAGTTTATTTAGCAACATTTATTTGAATATCAAATTATATTATTGCTGAATATAATGATCTAAAAGATATTAAATTAAAAATGACAAATTTAGCAAAAAAAGATATAGAACAAAAAATGATAACTAGATTAATAAAAGAATAA
- a CDS encoding lipoprotein, which produces MKKLLTLFGSLGLVASTAVVSVACKTPSQKITANESDKAKEKEKLTSLASSAIKKETKKVKSHEEAASDLTGELFVTWDNLNKFENVKTETPTEILKRKQNEIAEKSVSLSSAPRTIDNSKHDISGWLGFFK; this is translated from the coding sequence ATGAAAAAATTATTAACTTTATTTGGTTCATTAGGTTTAGTTGCATCAACTGCTGTTGTTAGTGTTGCATGCAAAACACCATCACAAAAAATCACAGCTAATGAATCTGACAAAGCTAAAGAAAAAGAAAAATTAACTTCACTAGCATCTTCAGCTATTAAAAAAGAAACAAAAAAAGTTAAATCACATGAAGAAGCTGCTTCGGATTTAACTGGAGAATTATTTGTAACTTGAGATAATTTAAATAAATTTGAAAATGTTAAAACTGAAACTCCAACTGAAATTTTAAAAAGAAAGCAAAATGAAATTGCTGAAAAATCAGTTTCATTAAGCAGTGCACCAAGAACTATTGATAATTCAAAACATGATATTAGTGGTTGATTAGGTTTTTTTAAATAA
- a CDS encoding alpha/beta fold hydrolase gives MSIIYDYDFVFKNNNSDQENIIFCHGFNSKLTALSAFSNFWTKSNYYALQFPGSNLIKPIKDHQVSVEQFVDLLIDFINKNKLKNVILIGKSLGAGVASLAYYKSPLLFKKLILITPINQTQLSLDFWKNNYVFINSFDDYLTKFVPYIYYNYDQLLNNQNWINIAKLKFNLNYYNNKYIVNLAKSLTDINLHNKITRAYQSIKILTLVVLAKNDRIIDCNSSLDFFNTIKNVKTVIINKASHMVYKDQSERLNQIIDDFITNN, from the coding sequence ATGTCAATTATTTATGATTATGATTTTGTTTTTAAAAACAACAATAGTGATCAAGAAAATATAATATTTTGTCATGGTTTTAATTCTAAATTGACTGCTTTAAGTGCATTTAGTAATTTTTGAACAAAATCAAATTATTATGCACTGCAATTTCCGGGTTCTAATTTAATAAAACCTATTAAAGATCACCAAGTTAGTGTTGAACAATTTGTTGATTTACTAATTGATTTTATTAATAAAAATAAGTTAAAAAATGTGATTTTAATTGGTAAATCACTTGGAGCTGGTGTAGCTAGTTTAGCTTATTATAAATCCCCATTATTATTTAAAAAACTAATATTAATTACTCCTATTAATCAAACTCAATTAAGTTTAGATTTTTGGAAAAATAATTATGTTTTTATAAATTCATTTGATGATTATCTAACTAAATTTGTTCCATATATTTACTATAATTATGATCAATTATTAAATAATCAAAATTGAATTAATATTGCTAAGTTAAAGTTTAATTTAAATTACTATAATAACAAATATATAGTTAATTTAGCTAAAAGTTTAACTGATATAAACTTACATAATAAAATCACAAGAGCTTATCAATCAATTAAAATTCTAACCTTAGTAGTTTTAGCAAAAAATGATAGAATAATTGATTGTAATAGTTCTTTAGATTTTTTTAATACTATTAAAAACGTTAAAACAGTTATTATCAACAAAGCTTCTCATATGGTTTATAAAGATCAATCAGAAAGACTAAATCAAATCATTGATGACTTTATAACTAATAATTAA
- a CDS encoding MAG6410 family transglutaminase-related lipoprotein, whose product MKRTKLISILTCLTALTSSIVVVSCTNDNKTTILHNKQTDIKSLELNTNLYELTDNNPETIIKTFLDLNDNQLTNLNKDQLEVKMIDSSNAIINIKNSNQFVGTTKVKFEVEKTNVNKNKSDSINLKESIFSADSTNKKDSTLTKPILRKKRQTKEKKNIEFIRLNTYEQETYNDISINVNASLDEINNQYIDQTLKAFNEIKLPENKAKEMMLNNQVASNFYSHPRFELDKDEIILDKHQNKEIKLQLIDKNTLQPISRDQIKWYQRISYPTDAVITSKDSQTNATFILTDDGTLKWKDTKESDGRSPDEKSARLWAEYKGYLYSAVIRVYSDEISELLNNEDLAKQAARQLVIEKNWNALPPLEKLTKAYEWVTKEIKYDYDRTLKNSLKNQNAHSALVEKYTVCTGYAKGLKLILEEMGIPCRFVEGDSGRESSGVRHAWNLVQIDDKWYHVDTTSDRVEKDQDHTKFNFFLNTNEDFSKKDNFNRDFDNKGTRLRNLKFKNFVVSEDDVIALIDNAWDPETKQLNKLDVITNERNFITVNKAFKKRNLDSYIKSSKFTLVIGPNKQASYTFSHQTNETINDIKVIKVEQYKDKHAIRIEFDQKVDDLKIGNFNISNALINKIEQQDKSYILYLDHFSSYDNVEVKLESIRKKDYKFIINTNNKVWFNIQKHKRPEAQIHLLDSGSIKITNHLDNLEYNFNNTTWKDVPKDFIIPDSILGKLNIRYKASDNKLSSDTQTIILTRSQIPTNHNIKVFNKTLTGVDDKMQYRLKNQNSTWINITNNKIQKLKAGTYEIRVKPNKTALASEIVEITIN is encoded by the coding sequence ATGAAAAGAACTAAATTAATATCAATTTTAACTTGCCTAACTGCTTTAACAAGTAGTATTGTTGTAGTTTCATGTACAAATGATAATAAAACCACTATTTTACATAACAAACAAACAGACATTAAAAGTTTAGAGTTAAATACCAATTTATACGAATTAACAGATAATAACCCAGAAACTATTATTAAAACTTTTTTAGATTTAAATGATAATCAATTAACTAATTTAAATAAAGATCAATTAGAAGTAAAAATGATCGATAGCTCTAATGCTATTATCAATATTAAAAATTCTAATCAATTTGTTGGAACTACTAAAGTTAAATTTGAAGTTGAAAAAACTAATGTTAATAAAAATAAATCAGATAGTATAAATTTAAAAGAATCAATATTTAGTGCTGATTCTACTAATAAAAAAGATTCAACATTAACAAAACCTATATTAAGAAAAAAACGTCAAACAAAAGAAAAAAAGAATATTGAATTTATTAGATTAAATACTTATGAACAAGAAACATATAATGACATAAGTATAAATGTAAATGCTAGTTTAGATGAAATTAATAATCAATATATAGATCAAACTCTTAAAGCTTTTAATGAAATTAAATTACCAGAAAATAAAGCTAAAGAAATGATGTTAAATAATCAAGTAGCTTCAAATTTTTATTCTCATCCTAGATTTGAACTTGATAAAGATGAAATTATATTAGACAAACACCAAAATAAAGAAATCAAATTACAACTTATTGATAAAAATACATTACAACCAATTTCAAGAGATCAAATCAAATGATATCAACGTATATCTTATCCAACTGATGCAGTTATTACTTCAAAAGATTCTCAAACTAATGCAACATTTATACTAACTGATGATGGAACTTTAAAATGAAAAGATACTAAAGAATCTGATGGAAGATCTCCTGATGAAAAATCAGCAAGACTATGAGCTGAATACAAAGGTTATTTATATTCAGCAGTTATTAGAGTTTATTCTGATGAAATAAGTGAATTATTAAATAATGAAGATTTAGCAAAACAAGCAGCTAGACAATTAGTTATTGAAAAGAATTGAAACGCTTTACCACCTTTAGAAAAATTAACTAAGGCTTATGAATGAGTAACTAAAGAAATTAAATATGATTATGATCGTACTTTAAAAAATTCATTAAAAAATCAAAATGCTCATTCAGCATTAGTTGAAAAATACACAGTATGTACAGGATATGCTAAAGGTTTGAAATTAATACTTGAAGAAATGGGTATTCCTTGTAGATTTGTAGAAGGAGATAGTGGTAGAGAAAGCTCTGGAGTAAGACATGCTTGAAATTTAGTTCAAATTGATGATAAATGATATCACGTTGATACAACTTCTGATAGAGTTGAAAAAGATCAAGATCACACTAAATTTAATTTCTTTTTAAATACTAATGAGGATTTTTCAAAAAAAGATAATTTTAATCGTGATTTTGATAATAAAGGAACTCGTTTGAGAAATTTAAAATTTAAGAATTTTGTTGTTAGTGAAGATGATGTAATAGCATTGATTGATAATGCTTGAGATCCAGAAACAAAACAATTAAATAAATTAGATGTTATAACTAATGAACGTAATTTTATTACAGTTAATAAAGCATTTAAAAAAAGAAATTTAGATTCATATATCAAATCTTCTAAATTTACTTTAGTGATTGGTCCAAATAAACAAGCAAGTTATACTTTTAGTCATCAAACTAATGAAACTATTAATGATATAAAAGTTATTAAAGTTGAACAATATAAAGATAAACACGCTATTAGAATTGAATTTGATCAAAAAGTTGATGATTTAAAAATAGGAAACTTTAATATCAGTAATGCTTTAATTAATAAAATTGAACAACAAGATAAATCATATATTTTATATTTAGATCATTTTAGTTCATATGATAATGTAGAAGTTAAATTAGAATCAATTAGAAAAAAAGATTATAAATTTATTATTAATACTAATAATAAAGTTTGATTTAATATTCAAAAACATAAAAGACCTGAAGCTCAAATTCATTTACTAGATAGTGGTTCTATTAAAATTACAAATCATTTAGATAATTTAGAATATAACTTTAATAACACTACTTGAAAAGATGTTCCTAAAGATTTTATAATACCAGATTCTATTTTAGGAAAACTTAATATTAGATATAAAGCAAGTGATAATAAACTAAGTTCAGATACACAAACTATTATTTTAACTAGATCACAAATACCAACAAATCATAATATTAAAGTATTTAATAAAACATTGACTGGTGTAGATGATAAAATGCAATACAGATTAAAAAATCAAAATAGCACTTGAATTAATATAACTAATAATAAAATACAAAAATTAAAAGCAGGAACTTATGAAATTAGAGTTAAACCAAACAAAACTGCTTTAGCTTCTGAAATTGTTGAAATAACTATTAATTAA
- a CDS encoding SNF2-related protein: MTIFNKLFDWQKELIIKNKHKNQLGLFLDMGSGKTILSLGFCEINQVDAIIIIASRSKTLETADQDASFTNYLQNDLKFKFYLKTNLKNASFNNNQKEAIIINYHSFLLNINKENFFSYLSDFVNVHKNQKIAIILDESQNIKNSRALISIGIKNFIDLVQKQAFNTYLYLLSGTPQTTGAIDMFNQLKFLGLKMSRYHFEDQFCIKTQFNNAYRKVYKINGYKNIKQLEQLINQFALTTKNIPTIYLPKQHFIGIKLPISNEFELFTNKKVTEYDLLNFCNKNNIKSDYKPRELNLIKNPYYKNLSYPDDKWIASDDASLWLRTRQISIGFQGNSKDYYWFDYSRLNKLEQLLIDKSDNYIIFYNYDPEFDEIYKICKKLDYKIDIWNGNKKDITNYLEYLNLDKKDKANSKKRVIIANYSSGSTGNNWQEYDKTILFSLATYGYHAQALKRNHRIGSKNTITYYIFLQDNYLEKSMLDSIKKRQNYNKEIFIKNIKEFSKLTIKYKNRTFDF, translated from the coding sequence ATGACAATTTTTAATAAATTATTTGATTGGCAAAAAGAATTGATTATTAAAAATAAACATAAAAATCAATTGGGATTGTTTTTAGATATGGGTAGTGGAAAAACAATTTTAAGTTTAGGTTTTTGTGAAATTAATCAAGTTGATGCAATTATTATAATTGCTAGTAGAAGTAAAACTTTAGAAACCGCTGATCAAGATGCTAGTTTTACAAATTATTTACAAAATGATTTAAAATTTAAATTTTATTTAAAAACTAATTTAAAAAATGCCAGTTTTAATAATAATCAAAAAGAAGCGATTATCATTAATTATCATTCATTTTTATTAAATATTAATAAAGAAAACTTTTTTAGTTATTTATCTGATTTTGTTAATGTACATAAAAATCAAAAAATAGCTATTATTCTTGATGAAAGCCAAAATATTAAAAATTCAAGAGCTTTAATTTCAATTGGTATTAAAAACTTTATTGATTTAGTTCAAAAACAAGCTTTTAACACTTATTTATACTTATTAAGTGGAACTCCACAAACTACTGGAGCTATTGATATGTTTAATCAGTTGAAATTTTTAGGTTTAAAAATGAGTAGATATCATTTTGAAGATCAATTTTGTATTAAAACTCAATTTAATAACGCTTATCGTAAAGTTTATAAAATTAATGGTTATAAAAATATAAAACAATTAGAACAATTAATTAATCAATTTGCTTTGACTACTAAAAATATTCCAACAATATATTTACCAAAACAACATTTTATTGGTATAAAACTACCAATTAGTAATGAATTTGAACTATTTACAAATAAAAAAGTAACAGAATATGATTTACTAAACTTTTGTAATAAAAATAATATTAAATCAGACTATAAGCCAAGAGAATTAAATCTTATTAAAAACCCATATTATAAAAATTTAAGCTATCCTGATGATAAATGAATAGCTAGTGATGATGCATCTTTATGATTAAGAACTAGACAAATTTCAATTGGATTTCAAGGTAATAGTAAAGATTATTATTGATTTGATTATTCAAGATTAAATAAATTAGAACAACTTTTAATTGATAAAAGTGATAATTACATTATTTTTTATAATTACGATCCTGAGTTTGATGAAATTTATAAGATTTGTAAAAAACTAGATTATAAAATTGATATTTGAAATGGTAATAAAAAAGATATTACTAATTATTTAGAATATTTAAATTTAGATAAAAAAGATAAAGCTAATAGCAAAAAACGTGTAATTATTGCAAATTATTCTTCTGGATCAACAGGAAATAATTGACAAGAATATGATAAAACTATTTTATTTTCTCTAGCAACTTATGGTTATCATGCTCAAGCTTTAAAAAGAAATCACCGCATTGGATCTAAAAACACAATCACTTATTATATATTTTTACAAGATAATTATTTAGAAAAATCAATGTTAGATTCTATAAAAAAGCGTCAAAACTATAATAAAGAAATTTTTATAAAAAACATTAAAGAATTTAGTAAACTAACAATTAAATATAAAAATAGAACCTTTGATTTTTAA
- a CDS encoding YneF family protein, whose amino-acid sequence MLLTKTFSNGELAGMLIGVIILSIIIGLILGFVITRYMVKKQLKENPPITEKQIRAMYMSMGRKPSEADIKKTMNAIKKAK is encoded by the coding sequence ATGTTACTAACAAAAACTTTTTCAAATGGTGAGTTAGCTGGAATGCTAATTGGTGTAATTATTTTATCAATTATTATTGGATTAATTTTAGGGTTTGTAATTACTAGATATATGGTTAAAAAGCAATTAAAAGAAAATCCACCAATTACTGAAAAACAAATTAGAGCTATGTACATGAGTATGGGAAGAAAACCATCTGAAGCTGATATTAAAAAAACAATGAATGCTATTAAAAAAGCAAAATAA
- the tkt gene encoding transketolase yields the protein MKNSKNDNLNALRILGVSAINKAKSGHPGIVLGAAGIIYVLFNKIMNFNPKNPEWFNRDRFILSAGHGSALLYSALHLSGYDLSIEDLKQFRQWESKTPGHPEKTLTSGVEVTTGPLGQGVGMAVGMAVAEAHLASVYNRPNFDLIDHYTYVLCGDGDLQEGISQEVISFAGKNKLNKLILIHDSNDVQLDSDVVDVQIEDMRKRFKACNWNTIKVSDGEDLNSIYNAIKKAQLSDKPTYIEVKTIIGLGSTKQGTKDVHGAPLNDDITKVKEYFDWNYDDFIIPNSVYEHWSINAKNGLLKEEKWNELKAKYSLDYPELNQYLDNAIDKKINFDFNSLLENVPSSDEATRLSSGKIFEQIASKEKMLIGGSADLSSSTRIKGADNQFTSSNKTGRNIMYGVREFGMGAINNGIAAHKGLIPVASGFFVFADYLKPAMRLASIMQLQQLYVFTHDSIAVGEDGPTHQPIEQLAMLRTIPNHIVLRPADFSETVACYKIALTKLDKTPASIVLTRQNVKQLTHDDVLNKVECGAYIISDQVDATITLIASGSEVSLAIDIKEELLKHNLKAKVVSMVSTNLFDKQDKKYQDQIIDKKTKRIAIEMGASAIWYKYVGDDGLVYGIDRFGESAPANNVIKEFGFTKENITNKILESLKK from the coding sequence ATGAAAAACAGTAAAAATGATAATTTAAATGCATTGCGTATATTAGGTGTAAGTGCAATTAATAAAGCAAAATCTGGTCATCCTGGAATTGTTTTAGGAGCAGCTGGAATTATTTATGTTTTATTTAATAAAATTATGAATTTTAATCCTAAAAATCCAGAATGATTTAATAGAGATAGATTTATTTTATCTGCTGGTCATGGTAGTGCTTTATTATATTCAGCTTTACATTTATCTGGATATGATTTATCTATTGAAGATTTAAAACAATTTAGACAATGAGAAAGTAAAACTCCAGGTCATCCTGAAAAAACTTTAACTAGTGGAGTTGAAGTAACAACTGGTCCACTTGGTCAAGGTGTTGGAATGGCAGTTGGAATGGCTGTTGCTGAAGCTCATTTAGCTAGTGTTTATAATAGACCTAATTTTGATTTAATTGATCACTATACTTATGTTTTATGTGGTGATGGTGACTTACAAGAAGGAATTAGTCAAGAAGTAATTTCATTTGCTGGTAAAAACAAATTAAACAAATTAATTTTAATTCATGATTCAAATGATGTGCAATTAGATTCTGATGTAGTTGATGTACAAATTGAAGATATGCGCAAACGTTTTAAAGCATGTAATTGAAATACAATTAAAGTTAGTGATGGAGAAGATTTAAATTCTATTTACAATGCTATTAAAAAGGCTCAACTTTCAGATAAACCAACATATATTGAAGTTAAAACTATTATTGGATTAGGTTCAACTAAACAAGGAACTAAAGATGTTCATGGTGCACCTTTAAATGATGATATCACTAAAGTTAAAGAATATTTTGATTGAAATTATGATGATTTTATTATTCCAAATAGTGTTTATGAACATTGATCAATTAATGCTAAAAACGGTTTATTAAAAGAAGAAAAATGAAATGAATTAAAAGCTAAATATAGTTTAGATTATCCTGAATTAAATCAGTATTTAGATAATGCAATTGATAAAAAAATTAATTTTGATTTTAATAGTTTATTAGAAAATGTTCCAAGTAGTGATGAAGCAACAAGACTAAGTTCAGGAAAAATTTTTGAACAAATTGCAAGTAAAGAAAAAATGTTAATTGGTGGAAGTGCTGATTTATCAAGTTCAACTAGAATTAAAGGTGCTGATAATCAATTCACTAGTTCTAATAAAACTGGTAGAAATATAATGTATGGAGTTAGAGAATTTGGAATGGGTGCAATTAATAATGGAATTGCAGCTCATAAAGGATTAATTCCAGTTGCTAGTGGATTTTTTGTGTTTGCTGATTATTTAAAACCAGCAATGAGATTAGCTTCTATTATGCAATTACAACAATTGTATGTTTTTACTCACGATTCAATTGCAGTTGGTGAAGATGGACCTACTCATCAACCAATCGAACAACTAGCAATGCTTAGAACTATTCCAAATCATATTGTTTTAAGACCTGCAGATTTTAGTGAAACTGTTGCTTGTTATAAAATTGCTTTAACAAAATTAGATAAAACCCCAGCTTCAATTGTTTTAACTAGACAAAATGTTAAACAATTAACTCATGATGATGTTTTAAATAAAGTTGAATGTGGAGCTTATATAATTAGTGATCAAGTTGATGCAACTATTACTTTAATAGCTAGTGGTAGTGAAGTTAGTTTAGCAATTGATATAAAAGAAGAATTATTAAAACACAATCTAAAAGCAAAAGTAGTTTCAATGGTTTCAACTAATTTATTTGATAAACAAGATAAAAAATATCAAGATCAAATTATAGATAAAAAAACAAAAAGAATTGCAATTGAAATGGGAGCGAGCGCAATTTGATATAAATATGTTGGTGATGATGGTTTAGTTTATGGAATTGATCGCTTTGGTGAATCAGCTCCAGCTAATAATGTAATTAAAGAATTTGGATTTACTAAAGAAAATATTACAAATAAAATACTAGAGAGTTTAAAAAAATAG